In bacterium, the sequence GAGCGCGACGCCGATTTCGCCGACCAGACCTTCTTGTCCGGTCGTCGGTTTGCTCAGACGCGCCTTGAGCGCCATGCCCAGGGCAAAGATGAAAAAGGCCGCGGTCGCCAGGGTGGCGGTGAGTGCCACCCGCCAGTCGACTTTGACCGGGAAGCCGGGCGCTTCTTCAAACAGCATGATAGAACCTAAAAACATCGCGATCACACCGCCGATGGAAAGTACGCCGTAGCTGGTCACTTTGACCTCCAGAATGAATAGAATCACGGCAAAGAGAATCAACGCCAGGCCGGCTGCGCGCAGAGGCAACGTCTGCAGCGCGAAAAAGGCCAGGATGATGAAAATGCCGCCGACTACACCGGGCAACAGGGAGCCGGGATTGGACAGTTCGAAAAAAAGCCCGTAAAAACCCAGCATCATCAGGATATAGGCGATGGTGGGATTGGATATCTTGTACAACAGTCGATGGCGCCAATTCATTTCCTCCACCACCACAGCGGCGTCGCGGGTGTGCAGCGTTTGGGATTTATCCGCCAGCGATACAAGGCGGCCGTCCAGCCAGAGTAAAAGGCTGTCCTGTGTGCTGCAGATCCCATCAATGATGTTTTTCTGCAAAGCCTCTGCCTCATTGATGGCCACGCTTTCACGTACCGCTTTTTCCGCCCAATCAGCATTGCGGCCTCGCTTTTCCGCGATGCCGCGGATCCAGGCTGAGGCCCAGTTGGTCACCTTGTGGCTCATAACCGCAGAGGTGTCCGCCTGGCCTGAGCCGACGCTCACCGGATGAGCGGCGCCGATGTTGGTGCCCGGCGCCATGACGGCGACATGGGCAGCCAGCGTGATGAACACACCGGCGGAGACTGCACCTGAACCGGCAGGAGCGATGTACACCACCACCGGAACCGGACTGTTCATCATCTTTTTGACGATGGACTTGGTCGATTCGAGCAGTCCGCCCGGTGTATCCATCTGGATAAGCAGACATTCATACCCTTCGGCCGCCGCTTGGTCGATGTTCTTTTCAATGAATGCCGCGGAAACCGGATTGATGTCGCCGTCAATGGCAATCTTGAGGACCTGCTTTTGCGCCGCCGCAGCCGCAGCTGAGCAGAGTGCACTCAGCAGAAATATCAGGCATCGTTTCGAGAGCATCGGAAGAAACACCTCCCTTCATAAAATTGTCAAACAATCGCCATTTTTCACTTGACTTTTATCGCAGGAATTGACACATTTAACCAGGCATCAGACAATGAACCCTGTATGTCGACGCACGCGCAAATTTGAACCAACACCTATCACTTGGGAGCGCAGCTCTTTTTACGTATTACAGGCCTCCGTTTTCCTTCGGGAAAAATGCAGTGGAAGTAAAAAATTAAAAGGCAGCACCCATCATATTTGCTGCGGTTCAATAACCGCCTTGCGTTCCATACAGGGTTTTTTATACCCTCCTGAGATCGGTCAAGGCGGTTTCACAATCCGTGTACAGTTTGAAATAGTTGTCCAGATGCATGCGCGTAAAAATCTCCCGCATCATATTTAACAATCCACACACCACCAGTGTTCCTCCCCGTTTCAGCATTTTATCCCGTGCGAGAATTAAAACGCCTAATCCCGCGCTGTTCATCATATTGACCCGGCTCAAGTCAATAATCACTTTAAGCGCATCGCCGTCAAGGACCTGAATGATCTCTTCACGGAATTGCTCGCTTGTTTTCAGAAAAACCCGTTGGGGCAAAACTCGGATGACGGTGATCCCTTCGCGAATCTCTACCGATACGGTGGCATAGACCATGATGCACTTCCTTTGTTAAAAGATCCCGCTTCGGTCCAAGCTGCGGTATTGGACTGCTTCACCTACATGCTCGGGCCTAATTACATCGCTGCCTGCCAGGTCCGCAATGGTTCGCGCTACTTTGAGAATCCGGTCATAGGCGCGGGCCGACAGCCCCCAGCGGGTGATGGCGGTTTTAAGCAGTTCATCGCCCTGGTCATCAATTCGGCAGTATTTACGGATGTCGCGGGATTCCATTCGCGCGTTGCAAAAAAGGCGCGGGTGACGGTTGAATCGCTCCAGCTGTCGGTGCCGTGCGCTGGAAACGCGGCAGCGTATGGCTTCCGATGTCTCCCCGGCGCTCTGCTCGCTCAGCTCTTTATATTTCACCGCCGGCACCTCCACGTGCAGATCGATGCGGTCCAGCAGCGGCCCTGAAATACGGGAGAGATATCTCTGGATCATCAGCGGCGTGCAATTGCATTGATTATTGGGATCCGTGTGGTAGCCGCATGGACAGGGATTCATGGCTGCGGCCAGCATAAATTCGGCTGGATAGGTCAGTGATAGCATCGCACGGGCGATGGTCACCTTGCCGTCCTCCAGCGGCTGGCGCATGACTTC encodes:
- a CDS encoding nodulation protein NfeD, which encodes MLSKRCLIFLLSALCSAAAAAAQKQVLKIAIDGDINPVSAAFIEKNIDQAAAEGYECLLIQMDTPGGLLESTKSIVKKMMNSPVPVVVYIAPAGSGAVSAGVFITLAAHVAVMAPGTNIGAAHPVSVGSGQADTSAVMSHKVTNWASAWIRGIAEKRGRNADWAEKAVRESVAINEAEALQKNIIDGICSTQDSLLLWLDGRLVSLADKSQTLHTRDAAVVVEEMNWRHRLLYKISNPTIAYILMMLGFYGLFFELSNPGSLLPGVVGGIFIILAFFALQTLPLRAAGLALILFAVILFILEVKVTSYGVLSIGGVIAMFLGSIMLFEEAPGFPVKVDWRVALTATLATAAFFIFALGMALKARLSKPTTGQEGLVGEIGVALSDIQGRGNVKVHGEIWTAYSDETIRRDEPIQVVAVEGMILKVSKPKA
- a CDS encoding STAS domain-containing protein, which produces MVYATVSVEIREGITVIRVLPQRVFLKTSEQFREEIIQVLDGDALKVIIDLSRVNMMNSAGLGVLILARDKMLKRGGTLVVCGLLNMMREIFTRMHLDNYFKLYTDCETALTDLRRV
- a CDS encoding YifB family Mg chelatase-like AAA ATPase — encoded protein: MLAKRIPTILPDMTLQEALETTKIHSVAGLLSADEALIATRPFRSPHHTISDAGLIGGGTIPKPGEVSLAHHGVLFLDELPEFKKNVLEVMRQPLEDGKVTIARAMLSLTYPAEFMLAAAMNPCPCGYHTDPNNQCNCTPLMIQRYLSRISGPLLDRIDLHVEVPAVKYKELSEQSAGETSEAIRCRVSSARHRQLERFNRHPRLFCNARMESRDIRKYCRIDDQGDELLKTAITRWGLSARAYDRILKVARTIADLAGSDVIRPEHVGEAVQYRSLDRSGIF